The Stenotrophomonas maltophilia genome segment GTTTCGCGTGCGTTGAGCCGTGCACGCCTCGGGCGTGGTCAGGCGGCATCGACAACGCAAGGGCGGGCCGACGGTGCCAGAATGGGCGTCCGGTTTTTCCCCCTGGAGTTGCCTGATGACCCGCACTGTCCTGATTACCGGCGCCACGTCCGGCTTCGGCGCCGCCGCCGTCCACCGCTTCGCCCAGGCCGGCTGGAAAGTGATCGCCACGGGCCGCCGCGGCGAACGCCTGCAGCCGCTGGTCGATCGCTACGGCAAGGACGTGGTGCATGCCGCCGCCTTCGACATCCGCGATCCGGTTGCGATGGAAGCGGCGCTGCTGGCACTGCCGCCGGCCTTTGGCGAGATCGATCTGCTGGTCAACAACGCCGGCCTGGCGCAGGGCACCGCGCCGGCACAGAGCGCCAAGTTGTCGGACTGGACCACGATGATCGACACCAACATCACCGCGCTGGTGACCCTGACCCACCGCCTGCTGCCGCAGCTGGTGGAGCGCAAGGGCGCGATCATCAATATTTCGTCGGTGGCCGGCGTCTACCCGTACCCGGGTGGCAACGCCTACGGTGGCACCAAGGCTTTCGTCAGCCAGTTCTCGCTGGGCCTGCGTTCGGACCTGCACGGTACCGGCGTGCGCGTGACCACGATCGAACCAGGCATGGCTGAAACCGAGTTCACCGTGGTGCGTACCCACGGCGACCAGGCGGCGTCGGACAAGCTCTACAACGGCGCCAACCCGATGACCGCCGAAGACATCGCCGAACAGATCTTCTGGGTGGCCAGCCTGCCGCCGCACCTGAACATCAATCGCCTGGAACTGATGCCGGTCAGCCAGTCCTTCGCCGGTTTCCAGGTCGCCCGCGAAGGCTGACCGCCGATTGCAGAGTCGAGCATGGCTCGACTCTGCAGAAACAAGAAAAAGCCGGGCAATGCCCGGCTTTTTCATTCACAGCGGCAGGCTTACTGGGCCTTGATCGCCATCGCCTGCAGGCCGGTGCCATCCAGCTTCTGCTTGGCTTCGGACAGTTCACCGGCACTGCCATACGGCCCCATGCGCACGCGGTACACGGTCTTGCCGTTGATCTGTGCTGACTCCACGCGTGCCGCAAGTCCCATCATCGCCAGCTTGGCCTTGGTTGCTTCGGCATCGCCGGAGGCGCCGAAGGCGCCTGCCTGCAGGATATAGCGGGCGTTGTCGGCGGCCGCGGGTGCGGCAGTGGCCGGGGTACCCGCCGTTGCCGTTGCGGTTTCCGCGCGCGCTGCCGGCGTGGCGGCGGCGGTGCTGGTCGAGGCCGTGCTGGCCGGCGGCGTTGCCGCAGCCGGACGTTCACTCAGCGGTGCCGGCAGCGGACGGCTGGTGGCGGTCACCTGCGCGGTGCTGGACACGCTGGCGGTGGCCGCCGGTGCCGGTGCGGTCGTGGTCGCCGGCGGAACCGGCTTGCCTTCCAGTGCCGCCTGCGCGCGCTGCGCTTCCGCCTTGGCCCGGCGCTGGTCTTCGGCACGCGCGCTGG includes the following:
- a CDS encoding SDR family NAD(P)-dependent oxidoreductase translates to MTRTVLITGATSGFGAAAVHRFAQAGWKVIATGRRGERLQPLVDRYGKDVVHAAAFDIRDPVAMEAALLALPPAFGEIDLLVNNAGLAQGTAPAQSAKLSDWTTMIDTNITALVTLTHRLLPQLVERKGAIINISSVAGVYPYPGGNAYGGTKAFVSQFSLGLRSDLHGTGVRVTTIEPGMAETEFTVVRTHGDQAASDKLYNGANPMTAEDIAEQIFWVASLPPHLNINRLELMPVSQSFAGFQVAREG
- a CDS encoding SPOR domain-containing protein, coding for MAARRGKSQARRNSGSQGTPGWVWLVAGVAIAAVVFLAAPNLFKGEGDGFLRAGPQPNPNAQPAPVADADSDVGTQPAAQPAAPKPAEPEKPAATQYDFYTLLPGKEVEMSDAELAASARAEDQRRAKAEAQRAQAALEGKPVPPATTTAPAPAATASVSSTAQVTATSRPLPAPLSERPAAATPPASTASTSTAAATPAARAETATATAGTPATAAPAAADNARYILQAGAFGASGDAEATKAKLAMMGLAARVESAQINGKTVYRVRMGPYGSAGELSEAKQKLDGTGLQAMAIKAQ